A region of Sandaracinaceae bacterium DNA encodes the following proteins:
- a CDS encoding class I SAM-dependent methyltransferase, translating to MDFYRGVCVGVSSVLELGVGSGRIAAALARDGVSVVGVERDEDVVRLGRRLHPSPRIEWIVGDMRDVQLGRRFERILLPYNGLFTLATDDDVHACFENAARHLTDDGYFVFDFWVADPFHEHGEADPDGGDDLDERDGGGDGDGDGDGGDEPVAEIRYEGRDYDVYEATRWDRAAQRVDATYRFVPRRGGETLRSEVMSRYVLTKQLEPLLHAAGLEPLVRHGDFDQSAWDEDCERMIVTAQLRRPDRA from the coding sequence GTGGACTTCTATCGGGGGGTCTGCGTGGGCGTCTCTTCCGTGCTGGAGCTGGGCGTGGGCTCGGGGCGCATCGCGGCGGCGCTCGCGCGTGACGGTGTGAGCGTCGTGGGCGTGGAGCGCGACGAGGACGTCGTCCGGCTGGGCCGACGGCTGCATCCGTCCCCGCGCATCGAGTGGATCGTGGGGGACATGCGTGACGTCCAGCTGGGGCGGCGCTTCGAACGCATCCTGCTGCCGTACAACGGGCTCTTCACCCTCGCGACCGACGACGACGTGCACGCGTGCTTCGAGAACGCCGCGCGGCACCTGACGGACGATGGGTACTTCGTGTTCGACTTCTGGGTGGCAGACCCGTTCCACGAGCACGGCGAGGCAGACCCGGACGGCGGCGACGACCTCGACGAACGAGATGGTGGCGGCGATGGCGATGGCGATGGCGATGGCGGTGATGAGCCGGTCGCCGAGATCCGCTACGAAGGACGCGACTACGACGTCTACGAAGCTACCCGCTGGGACCGCGCAGCGCAGCGTGTGGACGCGACGTACCGCTTCGTTCCTCGTCGTGGAGGTGAGACGCTGCGCAGCGAGGTGATGAGCCGCTACGTACTGACGAAGCAGCTCGAGCCCCTGCTGCATGCTGCCGGGCTCGAGCCGCTGGTACGCCACGGCGACTTCGACCAGAGCGCGTGGGACGAGGACTGTGAGCGCATGATCGTGACGGCGCAGCTCCGTCGCCCCGATCGCGCGTGA
- a CDS encoding lysoplasmalogenase, with protein MNTAALLFTLVSGVALALVLHGERRERTRQVLLSKPLASIGFLGVALTGQVYGRAFHVALFTALVFSFFGDVFLMWRSRGPFLAGLLSFLFAHIAFAAAFVLGGVDAVWFGGGVAVMLLVGLAVGTWILRHVEDTMRGPVLAYMAIISLMVALAVGHFGRNGQLAVPLGALAFYGSDISVARDRFLGAGFGNRLWGLPLYYLAQFVFAFTVALSTPP; from the coding sequence TTGAACACAGCAGCGCTGCTGTTCACGCTCGTGAGCGGCGTCGCGCTCGCCTTGGTGCTGCACGGCGAGAGGCGCGAGCGGACGCGGCAGGTCCTGTTGTCGAAGCCCCTCGCGTCCATCGGCTTCCTCGGGGTCGCGCTCACGGGACAGGTCTACGGCCGCGCGTTCCACGTCGCGCTCTTCACGGCGCTCGTGTTCTCGTTCTTCGGCGACGTGTTCCTCATGTGGCGTTCGCGGGGGCCTTTTCTGGCAGGGTTGCTCAGCTTTCTCTTCGCGCACATCGCCTTCGCGGCGGCCTTCGTGCTGGGCGGGGTCGACGCCGTGTGGTTCGGTGGTGGTGTCGCCGTGATGCTGCTGGTGGGTCTCGCGGTGGGCACGTGGATCCTGCGTCACGTCGAGGACACCATGCGCGGTCCCGTGCTGGCCTACATGGCGATCATCTCGCTGATGGTGGCGCTCGCTGTCGGTCACTTCGGCCGGAACGGTCAGCTGGCCGTGCCCCTGGGGGCGCTTGCCTTCTACGGGTCCGACATCTCCGTCGCGCGTGATCGGTTCCTCGGTGCGGGCTTTGGCAACCGCCTCTGGGGCCTGCCGCTCTACTATCTGGCGCAGTTCGTGTTCGCGTTCACCGTGGCGCTCTCCACCCCACCCTGA
- a CDS encoding long-chain-acyl-CoA synthetase encodes MSSSFSPLAFLQNVTDVMKGAAQNAAHAEWRDSVRAELALLPRAARHTLPFMVQMRRGERTTLLEVVQQNAQEAPLDLALEMGDEQLTWRALERKTSRIAHVLRAHGVRPGDVLALVGTNSPTYVAIVLAATRAGATTAMINSNLRGRPLSHALLVSKARVVLCEAPLAAALSERDDLSELDVVTYGRGALETELEQAPAAPFPPAQLNVDDDFIYIYTSGTTGLPKPCRISHGRALSAASAFGPLMFDWKPGDKLYCVLPLYHASGFIIGIGASIVGRVPCAMRATFSATNFWSDVKRYRATAMLYIGELCRYLVNTPEHPDEHGNTLRVAVGNGLRPDVWGPFQDRFGIADVREFYAATEAPGFLLNFSGKRGAVGRMPMNGMGWMTLAKYDVEADEHVRDAQGFCVPAAPGEPGELLVKLGVINTPATEFRGYTDEEATRKKVLTDVFERGDRYFRSGDLLRRDELGFYYFVDRIGDTFRWRGENVSTAEVADVLAQAKSVAEATVVGVRIPNQEGACGLVAVVPEPGQKVDLAELCKEAEALPSYARPRFVRVLGAMETTGTFKVQKNHLKHEGADPSVVSDPLYLLQDNAYVPLTSELWEGIGRGEVRL; translated from the coding sequence ATGAGTAGCTCGTTCAGCCCCCTTGCCTTCCTCCAGAACGTCACGGATGTCATGAAGGGGGCGGCCCAGAACGCCGCCCACGCGGAGTGGCGCGACTCGGTACGCGCGGAGCTGGCCCTCCTGCCGCGAGCCGCGCGCCACACGCTGCCGTTCATGGTGCAGATGCGCCGTGGGGAGCGCACCACGTTGCTCGAGGTCGTGCAGCAGAACGCCCAGGAAGCGCCGCTCGACCTGGCCCTCGAGATGGGCGACGAGCAGCTGACGTGGCGCGCGCTGGAGCGTAAGACCTCGCGCATCGCCCACGTGCTGCGCGCCCACGGCGTGCGTCCGGGCGACGTGCTCGCCCTGGTGGGCACAAACTCTCCCACGTACGTGGCCATCGTGCTGGCGGCAACGCGCGCCGGGGCCACGACCGCCATGATCAACAGCAACCTGCGCGGGCGCCCGCTGTCGCACGCGCTGTTGGTGAGCAAGGCGCGCGTGGTCCTGTGCGAAGCGCCCCTGGCCGCTGCGCTGTCGGAGCGCGACGACCTCTCGGAGCTGGACGTGGTCACCTACGGGCGCGGGGCGCTCGAGACCGAGCTGGAGCAGGCGCCCGCCGCGCCGTTCCCGCCGGCCCAGCTCAACGTGGACGACGACTTCATCTACATCTACACGTCGGGCACCACAGGTCTCCCCAAGCCCTGCCGCATCTCGCACGGACGCGCGCTCTCCGCCGCGTCGGCCTTCGGTCCGCTGATGTTCGACTGGAAGCCCGGCGACAAGCTCTACTGCGTGCTGCCCCTCTACCACGCCAGCGGCTTCATCATCGGCATCGGCGCCAGCATCGTGGGGCGCGTCCCTTGCGCCATGCGCGCCACGTTCAGCGCAACGAACTTCTGGAGCGACGTCAAGCGCTACCGCGCCACGGCCATGCTCTACATCGGCGAGCTCTGCCGCTACCTGGTCAACACCCCCGAGCACCCGGACGAGCACGGCAACACGCTGCGCGTGGCGGTCGGCAACGGTCTGCGGCCGGACGTCTGGGGACCCTTCCAGGACCGCTTCGGGATCGCGGATGTGCGCGAGTTCTACGCCGCCACCGAGGCCCCCGGTTTCTTGCTCAACTTCAGCGGCAAGCGTGGCGCCGTGGGCCGCATGCCCATGAACGGGATGGGCTGGATGACGCTCGCGAAGTACGACGTGGAGGCCGACGAACACGTGCGTGACGCTCAGGGCTTCTGCGTGCCCGCGGCCCCCGGCGAGCCGGGCGAGCTCCTGGTCAAGCTGGGTGTCATCAATACCCCCGCGACCGAGTTCCGCGGCTACACGGACGAAGAGGCCACGCGCAAGAAGGTGCTGACGGACGTGTTCGAGCGGGGCGACCGCTACTTCCGCTCGGGTGACCTGCTGCGCCGCGACGAGCTTGGCTTCTACTACTTCGTCGACCGCATCGGCGACACCTTCCGCTGGCGTGGCGAGAACGTCTCCACCGCCGAGGTCGCCGACGTGCTGGCGCAGGCGAAGAGCGTGGCCGAGGCCACCGTGGTCGGCGTGCGCATCCCAAACCAGGAGGGCGCGTGCGGTCTCGTCGCTGTCGTCCCGGAGCCTGGGCAGAAGGTGGACCTCGCTGAGCTGTGCAAGGAGGCCGAGGCGCTCCCGAGCTACGCGCGCCCGCGCTTCGTACGGGTGCTGGGCGCCATGGAGACGACCGGGACGTTCAAGGTGCAGAAGAACCACCTCAAGCACGAGGGCGCAGATCCGAGCGTCGTGTCCGACCCGCTCTATCTCTTGCAGGACAACGCGTACGTGCCGCTCACGAGCGAGCTCTGGGAGGGGATCGGGCGGGGCGAGGTCCGACTTTGA
- a CDS encoding Rieske 2Fe-2S domain-containing protein yields MSEQRFPFSGIPTGWYMVGTSDELKPGAVLTRKYFGTELVLFRTEKGVFRASDPFCPHLGAHLGQGSVCGEELKCPFHGFRFDTDGNCTGTPYPGGRPPRKASLRLYPTRELNGMLLAFYDALGREPTWEAPELDTGVSPGFRWNSFELNSHPQETSENSVDIGHFAILHDFMEPRSEGSLELDGPLLRTKYSVKRRLDFLGMPNRGLGASFNVFVYGLGYSLVEAHIPHVKLDLKFLIMATPIHDSRIHLRVGATTSRYAVPGLTQLAQRIALHFLTLEVSADVPIWEAKRYEAKPALAQGDGEIAAYRRWAEQFYPPTEGGKGKVALPVAS; encoded by the coding sequence ATGAGCGAGCAGCGCTTCCCCTTCAGCGGCATCCCGACGGGATGGTACATGGTCGGCACCAGCGACGAGCTGAAGCCCGGCGCCGTGCTCACGCGCAAGTACTTCGGCACCGAGCTGGTGCTGTTTCGGACGGAGAAGGGGGTCTTCCGCGCGAGTGACCCGTTCTGCCCGCACCTCGGCGCGCATCTGGGGCAAGGCTCCGTGTGTGGTGAGGAGCTCAAGTGTCCGTTTCACGGGTTCAGGTTCGACACCGACGGGAACTGCACCGGCACCCCGTACCCGGGCGGGCGCCCCCCGCGCAAGGCCAGCCTGCGGCTCTACCCCACGCGGGAGCTGAACGGGATGCTGCTGGCGTTCTACGACGCGCTCGGCCGCGAGCCCACGTGGGAGGCGCCTGAGCTGGACACGGGCGTGTCCCCCGGCTTCCGCTGGAACAGCTTCGAGCTCAACAGCCACCCACAGGAGACCAGCGAGAACAGCGTCGACATCGGACACTTCGCCATCCTGCACGACTTCATGGAGCCGCGCTCCGAGGGGTCGCTCGAGCTGGATGGCCCGCTGCTGCGCACGAAGTACAGCGTGAAGCGGCGTCTCGACTTCCTGGGCATGCCCAATCGCGGGCTGGGCGCCAGCTTCAACGTCTTCGTGTACGGCCTCGGCTACTCGCTGGTGGAGGCGCACATCCCGCACGTCAAGCTGGACCTCAAGTTCCTCATCATGGCCACGCCCATCCACGACTCGCGCATCCACCTGCGCGTCGGGGCCACCACCAGCCGGTATGCCGTGCCCGGCTTGACCCAGCTCGCGCAGCGCATCGCCCTGCACTTCCTCACGCTCGAGGTCTCGGCCGACGTGCCCATCTGGGAGGCCAAGCGCTACGAGGCGAAGCCTGCCCTCGCGCAGGGAGACGGAGAGATCGCGGCCTACCGCCGCTGGGCCGAGCAGTTCTATCCGCCGACGGAGGGCGGCAAGGGCAAGGTCGCCCTGCCCGTCGCGTCGTAG
- the tsaD gene encoding tRNA (adenosine(37)-N6)-threonylcarbamoyltransferase complex transferase subunit TsaD: MIVLGIESSCDETAAALVRGDGEVLSDVVASQVRLHAPYGGVVPEIASRAHLESIVPVVQQALAVLPGGLADVDAVAVTNGPGLSGALLVGIQFAKALAFDAGKPFVGVNHLDGHLLAVYLRRGEGPHPDPPPYPFVALLASGGHTALYRVDAPLETTLLGQTRDDAAGEAFDKCAKLLGLGYPGGPAVDRLAATGDPNAISLPMPMAQRGSLEFSFSGLKTAIARRVELEGVPTGQALADTCASFQRVVVETLARKGVAACQAEGVSNLVLGGGVAANRGLRETAVRLGARAGVSVHVPPRSSCTDNAAMIAYAGAMRLMRGERDGLDLQSFTRDKARARGRFRPDGTLNRPG; encoded by the coding sequence GTGATAGTCCTCGGCATCGAGAGCTCGTGCGACGAGACCGCGGCTGCGCTGGTGCGAGGCGATGGCGAAGTGCTGTCCGATGTGGTGGCGAGCCAGGTGCGGCTGCACGCGCCCTATGGAGGCGTGGTGCCCGAGATCGCCTCGCGCGCGCACCTCGAGAGCATCGTGCCCGTGGTGCAGCAGGCGCTCGCCGTGCTCCCCGGGGGGCTGGCCGACGTCGACGCGGTCGCCGTGACCAACGGCCCTGGGCTCTCGGGCGCGCTGCTGGTGGGCATCCAGTTCGCCAAGGCCCTCGCGTTCGACGCGGGCAAGCCGTTCGTGGGGGTCAACCACCTGGACGGTCACTTGCTGGCCGTCTACTTGCGCCGGGGCGAAGGGCCGCACCCTGATCCGCCCCCGTACCCCTTCGTGGCGTTGCTCGCCAGCGGCGGCCACACCGCACTCTACCGCGTAGACGCCCCCCTCGAGACGACGCTGCTCGGCCAAACGCGCGACGACGCAGCGGGGGAGGCGTTCGACAAGTGCGCCAAGCTCCTGGGCTTGGGCTACCCGGGCGGGCCTGCGGTGGATAGGCTCGCCGCCACTGGCGACCCCAACGCCATCTCGCTGCCCATGCCCATGGCCCAACGGGGCTCACTCGAGTTCAGCTTCTCGGGGCTCAAGACGGCGATTGCGCGGCGCGTCGAGCTCGAAGGCGTCCCGACCGGCCAGGCCCTCGCGGACACGTGCGCCTCCTTCCAGCGCGTGGTGGTGGAGACCCTCGCGCGCAAGGGGGTCGCGGCCTGTCAGGCCGAGGGCGTGTCCAACTTGGTGCTCGGGGGCGGCGTCGCGGCCAACCGCGGCTTGCGCGAGACCGCCGTCAGGCTGGGCGCGCGCGCGGGTGTCTCGGTGCACGTGCCTCCGCGCTCGTCGTGCACGGACAACGCCGCGATGATCGCCTACGCTGGCGCCATGCGCCTCATGCGGGGCGAGCGCGATGGCCTCGACCTGCAGTCGTTCACGCGCGACAAGGCGCGCGCGCGGGGCCGCTTCCGCCCCGACGGAACGCTCAATCGCCCAGGGTGA
- a CDS encoding protein kinase produces MGVGGMGRVYRAEQGTLGRTVAIKVIHPHLLGDDQTVARFYQEARAASRLNHPNSVSIIDFGRTEDGILYLAMEHLTGRDLSLVMHEEGPLPFRRVCNILIAVLDALGEAHQLGIVHRDLKPENIILTRTRSGSDLVKVVDFGLATIVGGETSITRPGLVCGTPDYMSPEQGRGDAVDGRGDLYSLGVMLFELLCDQLPFIDDTPTKVVLRHLNDPVPDPREVVPHRGIPDSLAEIVLRALEKDPDDRFPDALAMQEALRAAMEEIKSMKGSTRCGACGELNPSGMRFCGACGARMPSHLGPPAVTPPRTSRRSFYPVLLDQRPLVGRATELARLVEMCDRATGRTLWTRIDGEPGVGKTRLVQEAGRVLAERGDVVIAVGGAHPSGAPVPYHGVIALLKTLLGVPEERFRELATEGNGFDALAQAGIDDVLDPKGLPGADNAGRSGAAAAAVAAALVLSMSRQNARRAMLVIDDLQRCDGLTQLCAASLPTALEGVSSLLVTIGRERYGDPEPIVLRGLDVEETGLFLAGKASAPVGPARPSEGALAKRMLPLYLEQILALGANKNEEVLPPRLADAVGLRFDRIGGSARRMLQAAAVLGTECETSELQGITEAAHHAGLGELVQAGLLAQGDGDTVRFTHPFVRDLAEAFIPAEARRELHRAALAMRQASGASTEVLAEHAYRTGEAMMGLMVLERMGDASLSRGDGVGAVLGYRRALEVARREVLETGDMMMDAALVTFSRKLGRALELVGDLAGADGVLREALDLVAPTSSEHIRMLVDLARVSLRRERGRDAMRHCGLALERVAGVNPEIESEVQLTIGRIRRADGNATHAVIAFRRAVELFTEVNAAPAVVLRARLELSEAQADHGDVAEAILGLTDVEQLARAASLPALSARALGVLGVLESKRGDAHAAVSRFRAAGRLAAEAGDADGVYRYAGFAASL; encoded by the coding sequence GTGGGCGTTGGCGGCATGGGCCGCGTGTACCGCGCCGAGCAGGGCACGCTCGGCCGCACGGTCGCCATCAAGGTCATCCACCCGCATCTGCTCGGCGACGATCAGACGGTGGCCCGCTTCTACCAAGAGGCGCGCGCCGCCAGCCGCCTGAACCACCCGAACAGCGTCAGCATCATCGACTTCGGTCGCACCGAGGACGGCATCCTCTATCTGGCGATGGAGCACCTCACGGGGCGCGACCTCTCGCTGGTGATGCACGAGGAGGGCCCGCTGCCGTTCCGGCGTGTGTGCAACATCCTCATCGCCGTGCTCGACGCGCTCGGGGAAGCGCATCAGCTGGGGATTGTCCACCGGGACCTCAAGCCCGAGAACATCATCCTCACGCGCACGCGCTCGGGCAGCGACCTGGTCAAGGTCGTCGACTTCGGGCTCGCGACCATCGTGGGGGGCGAGACGTCCATCACGCGCCCCGGACTCGTGTGCGGTACGCCCGACTACATGTCGCCAGAGCAAGGCCGCGGGGACGCGGTAGACGGGCGCGGGGACCTCTACAGTCTGGGTGTGATGCTGTTCGAGCTCCTGTGCGATCAGCTCCCGTTCATCGACGACACGCCCACCAAGGTCGTGCTGCGTCACCTGAACGACCCCGTGCCCGACCCGCGTGAGGTGGTGCCGCATCGCGGCATCCCCGACTCGCTCGCCGAGATCGTGCTCCGCGCGCTGGAGAAAGACCCCGACGACCGGTTCCCTGACGCCCTCGCCATGCAAGAGGCGCTGCGCGCCGCCATGGAAGAGATCAAGTCGATGAAGGGCTCCACGCGCTGCGGCGCGTGCGGCGAGCTCAATCCGTCTGGTATGCGCTTCTGCGGGGCGTGCGGCGCACGCATGCCCAGCCACCTGGGTCCTCCCGCAGTGACGCCACCGCGCACGTCGCGTCGCTCGTTCTACCCCGTTCTGCTCGACCAGCGGCCGCTCGTGGGCCGGGCGACCGAGCTGGCGCGGCTCGTGGAGATGTGCGATCGGGCGACGGGCCGGACGCTGTGGACACGCATCGACGGTGAGCCTGGTGTGGGCAAGACGCGCCTCGTCCAAGAGGCGGGGCGCGTGCTCGCCGAGCGAGGCGACGTGGTCATCGCGGTCGGCGGCGCGCATCCCAGCGGGGCGCCGGTGCCCTATCACGGCGTCATCGCGCTGCTGAAGACGCTGCTCGGGGTGCCCGAAGAGCGGTTCCGCGAGCTGGCTACCGAGGGGAACGGCTTCGACGCGCTGGCGCAGGCGGGCATCGACGACGTGCTGGACCCCAAGGGGCTCCCGGGAGCGGACAACGCGGGGCGCAGCGGCGCGGCGGCGGCGGCGGTGGCGGCGGCGCTGGTGCTCTCGATGTCGCGTCAGAACGCGCGGCGCGCCATGTTGGTCATCGACGATCTGCAGCGCTGCGATGGACTCACACAGCTCTGTGCGGCGTCGCTTCCGACCGCGCTCGAGGGCGTGTCCTCGCTGCTCGTCACCATCGGCCGCGAGCGCTACGGGGATCCCGAGCCCATCGTGCTCCGCGGGCTCGACGTCGAAGAGACGGGTCTGTTCCTGGCTGGGAAGGCCTCCGCCCCCGTGGGACCCGCGCGGCCCTCGGAGGGGGCGCTTGCAAAGCGCATGTTGCCCCTCTACCTGGAGCAGATCCTCGCGCTGGGGGCCAACAAGAACGAGGAGGTGTTGCCTCCCCGACTGGCGGACGCCGTAGGCTTGCGCTTCGATCGCATCGGCGGTTCGGCGCGCCGCATGTTGCAGGCCGCCGCCGTGCTCGGCACGGAGTGCGAGACGTCGGAGCTGCAGGGCATCACGGAGGCGGCCCACCACGCGGGGCTCGGCGAGCTCGTGCAGGCGGGCCTGTTGGCGCAGGGAGACGGGGACACCGTCCGCTTTACGCACCCGTTCGTGCGGGACTTGGCGGAGGCGTTCATCCCCGCAGAGGCTCGGCGCGAGCTACATCGCGCGGCGCTCGCCATGCGTCAGGCCTCGGGTGCGTCCACCGAGGTGTTGGCAGAGCACGCGTATCGCACGGGCGAGGCCATGATGGGCCTGATGGTGCTCGAGCGCATGGGGGACGCCTCGCTGTCCCGCGGCGACGGTGTGGGCGCGGTGCTCGGCTATCGGCGCGCGCTGGAGGTGGCGCGCCGCGAGGTCCTCGAGACGGGTGACATGATGATGGACGCCGCGCTCGTCACGTTCAGCCGAAAGCTCGGGCGCGCGCTCGAGCTGGTGGGCGACCTGGCTGGCGCGGACGGCGTGCTGCGCGAGGCGCTGGACCTGGTCGCCCCCACCAGCTCCGAGCACATCCGTATGTTGGTGGACCTCGCGCGCGTGTCCTTGCGGCGCGAGCGCGGACGCGACGCGATGCGTCACTGCGGGCTTGCGCTGGAGCGCGTCGCCGGCGTGAATCCGGAGATCGAGTCCGAGGTGCAGCTCACCATCGGCCGCATCCGTCGGGCCGACGGCAACGCCACGCATGCCGTGATCGCCTTCCGCCGTGCGGTCGAGCTGTTCACGGAAGTGAACGCCGCGCCTGCCGTCGTGCTGCGAGCGAGGCTCGAGCTGAGCGAAGCCCAGGCCGACCACGGGGACGTGGCGGAGGCCATCCTCGGCCTCACGGATGTGGAGCAGCTGGCGCGCGCGGCCTCGTTGCCCGCCCTCTCGGCCCGCGCTCTCGGGGTGCTCGGCGTGCTCGAGTCGAAGCGTGGTGACGCGCACGCGGCGGTCTCGCGCTTTCGCGCAGCGGGGCGCCTCGCAGCCGAAGCTGGCGACGCCGACGGCGTCTACCGCTACGCGGGCTTCGCGGCCTCGCTGTAG
- a CDS encoding SCP2 sterol-binding domain-containing protein: protein MTTVNEFFEKVSAAATANPAAATEADAIFQFNITGAEEGVYVLDLSSGRTADFLSREPNDAAGAKITVSSEDWLSMLDGSLDPMAAFMGGKITIDGDLNLAMNLPKLMKLAQ from the coding sequence ATGACGACAGTGAACGAGTTCTTCGAGAAGGTCAGCGCCGCCGCGACCGCCAACCCCGCTGCCGCGACCGAGGCGGACGCCATCTTCCAGTTCAACATCACGGGCGCCGAAGAGGGCGTGTACGTGCTCGACCTCTCGTCGGGTCGCACCGCGGACTTCCTCAGCCGCGAGCCCAACGACGCCGCTGGCGCCAAGATCACGGTCAGCAGCGAGGATTGGCTGTCCATGCTGGACGGCTCCCTCGACCCGATGGCGGCGTTCATGGGTGGCAAGATCACCATCGACGGTGATCTCAACCTCGCCATGAACCTGCCCAAGCTCATGAAGCTCGCGCAGTGA
- a CDS encoding FAD-dependent oxidoreductase has product MHVVIVGNGVAGMEAALTVRALDPHAKVTLVSEESDHFFSRTALMWVASGQMSHRDIEPLERDAYPRRGLERLRARAVGVDVERSGLRLLGGETLSYDRLLIACGSRPRPGPWPGSDLRGVGHFVTLQDLEWYEAELHGGPSHAGGPPRADQHLAACPPDSPYRRREVAARTRGSLSQAPAVIGGGLIGIEAVEVAHARGLHPRFFIRDEWFWPMAIDAAEAGWITERMRAHGVHVHLEHEVERLEGDAHGNVARVVTDRGSYDADCAVIAIGVVPNTAWLSGSGVALDHGGGVIVDAQQRTNVPNVYAAGDCASVRWVTGAQRPEQLWYTGRDQGRVAARALLGDTGPRATYARPTWYNSAKLMDIEYTTVGLVNMQQPGEREWFFEERSDVRSTTRIVYTDAGVIGFNMLGRRWDHSVLAGFIDQGRSLTYALEHLHEAAFDTELVPPLVLPKERGPHPEFQAH; this is encoded by the coding sequence ATGCACGTGGTGATCGTGGGCAACGGGGTGGCAGGCATGGAGGCGGCGCTGACCGTGCGTGCGCTCGACCCGCACGCGAAGGTGACGCTGGTCTCGGAAGAGTCGGACCACTTCTTCTCGCGTACGGCCCTCATGTGGGTGGCCTCGGGGCAGATGAGCCACCGCGACATCGAGCCGCTCGAGCGCGACGCGTACCCACGCCGCGGCCTCGAGCGCCTGCGTGCACGCGCCGTCGGCGTCGACGTCGAACGCAGCGGCCTGCGACTCCTCGGTGGAGAGACCCTCTCGTACGACCGGCTGCTCATCGCGTGCGGCTCACGCCCACGTCCCGGGCCGTGGCCCGGCAGCGATCTGCGTGGCGTCGGTCACTTCGTCACGCTGCAGGACCTCGAGTGGTACGAGGCCGAGCTGCACGGCGGGCCCAGCCACGCGGGTGGCCCGCCTCGCGCAGATCAGCACCTGGCTGCGTGTCCCCCCGACTCGCCGTATCGTCGCCGTGAGGTCGCTGCGCGAACGCGGGGGTCCCTGAGCCAGGCCCCCGCCGTGATCGGGGGTGGGCTGATCGGCATCGAGGCCGTGGAGGTCGCGCACGCGAGGGGGCTGCACCCGCGCTTCTTCATCCGCGACGAGTGGTTCTGGCCGATGGCCATCGACGCCGCCGAGGCGGGATGGATCACGGAGCGCATGCGCGCCCATGGGGTCCACGTGCACCTCGAGCACGAAGTCGAACGCTTGGAGGGCGACGCCCACGGCAACGTGGCGCGCGTGGTCACCGACCGCGGGAGCTACGACGCAGACTGCGCCGTGATCGCCATCGGCGTCGTCCCGAACACGGCGTGGCTGTCGGGGTCCGGCGTGGCACTCGACCACGGAGGCGGCGTCATCGTGGACGCGCAGCAGCGCACGAACGTTCCGAACGTGTACGCCGCGGGCGACTGTGCCTCGGTGCGCTGGGTCACCGGCGCGCAACGCCCCGAGCAGCTCTGGTACACGGGCCGCGACCAAGGGCGCGTGGCGGCGCGCGCCCTGCTGGGGGACACGGGGCCCCGCGCGACCTACGCGCGCCCCACCTGGTACAACAGCGCCAAGCTGATGGACATCGAGTACACGACGGTCGGGCTCGTGAACATGCAGCAGCCGGGTGAGCGCGAGTGGTTCTTCGAGGAGCGCTCGGACGTGCGCAGCACCACGCGCATCGTGTACACCGACGCGGGCGTGATCGGCTTCAACATGCTGGGCCGGCGCTGGGACCACAGCGTGCTCGCCGGCTTCATCGACCAGGGGCGCTCGCTCACGTACGCCCTCGAGCACCTCCACGAAGCGGCGTTCGACACGGAGCTCGTGCCGCCCCTCGTGCTCCCCAAGGAGCGCGGCCCACACCCCGAGTTCCAGGCCCATTAG